The Spirosoma radiotolerans genome has a window encoding:
- a CDS encoding mandelate racemase/muconate lactonizing enzyme family protein, with protein sequence MKNIFSRLSASDKSSDRRDFLRNAGLGGLSLGFMFDKQTAYAAEQEMEYITQKVPRDSKPADLKITDMRVAVLNGVPFSSPIIRIDTNQGLVGWGEVRDGASANYALMLKSRLLGKNPCNVEQIFKQIKQFGGHSRAAGGVCGVEMALWDLAGKAYNVPAYQLMGGKYRDFIRLYADTPEANTYEGFAENMKKRRDQGYTFLKMDFGIGMLADQPGMLVNANNWSVKQQWNDRESGKLGNYANTKHPFTRIQVTKKGLDRLVEHVGKVRDIVGYDTPLAADHFGHFDVNTAIQIGKAMEPFRLAWLEDLVPWFYTDQWKQITDAIDTPTLTGEDIYLKEGFIKLIDAKAIDMIHPDLATSGGLLETKKIGDYAEEKGIPMAMHFAGSPISMMANVHCAAATENFVALEHHGVDVAGWEDLVTGMKPIVEKGFVKVPDKPGLGVELNEDVAKKFLKKGATWFAPTEIWNTKDSADREWS encoded by the coding sequence ATGAAGAACATTTTCTCCCGATTGTCGGCCTCCGATAAATCGTCTGACCGCCGTGACTTTTTGCGAAATGCTGGCTTAGGCGGCTTATCTCTTGGTTTCATGTTCGATAAGCAGACCGCGTATGCTGCCGAACAGGAAATGGAATACATCACCCAAAAAGTGCCTCGTGACTCAAAACCCGCCGATCTGAAAATCACAGACATGCGGGTTGCCGTGCTGAACGGCGTACCCTTTAGTAGTCCAATTATTCGGATCGACACCAACCAGGGGCTTGTAGGTTGGGGCGAGGTACGCGATGGAGCCAGCGCCAATTATGCGCTGATGCTGAAAAGCCGTTTGCTGGGCAAGAATCCCTGTAACGTAGAGCAGATTTTTAAGCAGATCAAGCAGTTTGGTGGCCACAGCCGTGCGGCCGGGGGTGTTTGTGGCGTTGAAATGGCACTCTGGGATTTAGCCGGAAAAGCCTATAACGTCCCGGCGTATCAACTAATGGGGGGCAAATACCGCGACTTTATCCGGCTGTATGCCGATACACCCGAGGCCAACACTTACGAAGGGTTTGCCGAAAACATGAAGAAGCGCCGGGATCAGGGTTATACCTTCCTGAAAATGGACTTCGGCATCGGGATGCTGGCCGATCAGCCGGGTATGCTCGTAAATGCTAACAATTGGAGCGTAAAGCAGCAATGGAATGACAGAGAGTCGGGTAAGCTTGGTAACTATGCCAACACAAAGCATCCATTTACCCGTATTCAGGTCACCAAAAAAGGCCTCGATAGATTGGTCGAACACGTAGGGAAAGTGCGCGACATCGTCGGCTACGATACACCCCTGGCGGCCGATCACTTTGGCCACTTCGACGTGAACACAGCTATCCAGATTGGTAAGGCTATGGAACCATTCCGACTAGCCTGGCTCGAAGACCTCGTGCCCTGGTTCTATACCGACCAATGGAAACAGATTACCGACGCTATTGATACCCCAACTCTGACGGGCGAAGATATCTACCTCAAAGAAGGATTTATTAAACTCATAGACGCGAAAGCCATCGACATGATCCACCCCGATCTGGCTACGTCAGGCGGTTTGCTCGAAACCAAGAAGATTGGCGATTATGCGGAAGAAAAAGGGATTCCCATGGCCATGCACTTTGCCGGTTCGCCCATCTCGATGATGGCTAACGTGCACTGTGCGGCTGCTACCGAGAATTTCGTAGCCCTTGAACACCATGGAGTTGACGTGGCTGGTTGGGAAGACTTGGTTACGGGCATGAAGCCAATCGTTGAGAAAGGCTTTGTTAAAGTGCCCGACAAGCCTGGCCTGGGCGTTGAACTGAATGAGGATGTTGCCAAGAAATTTCTCAAAAAAGGCGCTACCTGGTTTGCGCCAACCGAAATCTGGAATACAAAAGATTCGGCCGACCGTGAGTGGAGTTAA
- a CDS encoding RraA family protein: MLKKTLLIATAITLMGGFVAQAQRVGSSPEYVKALTANWKGERFPDGRPKIPDIVLERLANCTLEQIWGYLGQKGYRNQVEKNWIILKPGETMTGRAVTAQFMPTRPDLDSLVRSQGKAEGRSQKGGINIWPIDVLTKGDIYVADGFGKIKDGTLIGSSLGNAIYGKTGKGVIFYGSVRDMQELKDTKGFNAWVKGHDPSYIKDMTPTSINAPIRIGDVTVIPGDAVFANEYGTVFIPSHLVEGLVSASEMTALRDEFERVLLQQGKYPSGEIHGDWSDKIKGEFRTWVGKYPKKLAITDKDLEAYLAKEGH, from the coding sequence ATGCTAAAAAAAACGTTACTAATCGCTACGGCCATTACCCTTATGGGCGGCTTTGTAGCCCAGGCCCAACGCGTAGGCTCATCACCAGAATACGTTAAAGCGCTGACGGCCAACTGGAAAGGCGAACGCTTCCCCGACGGTCGGCCCAAGATTCCGGATATTGTTCTGGAACGGCTGGCCAATTGCACGCTGGAGCAAATCTGGGGTTATCTGGGCCAGAAAGGGTACCGAAATCAGGTCGAGAAAAACTGGATCATCCTCAAACCCGGCGAGACCATGACCGGGCGTGCCGTTACGGCTCAGTTCATGCCGACCCGCCCAGACCTCGATAGCCTGGTACGGTCGCAGGGTAAAGCGGAAGGCCGCTCCCAGAAAGGAGGTATCAATATCTGGCCAATTGATGTACTGACAAAAGGCGATATTTATGTAGCGGATGGGTTCGGTAAAATTAAAGATGGCACCCTGATTGGGTCGAGCCTGGGCAATGCCATTTACGGCAAAACCGGAAAGGGCGTTATCTTCTACGGATCAGTACGGGATATGCAGGAACTCAAGGATACCAAAGGCTTCAATGCCTGGGTGAAGGGCCATGATCCGTCTTACATCAAAGACATGACGCCGACTTCCATCAATGCCCCAATTCGAATTGGTGATGTGACGGTAATTCCCGGCGATGCGGTGTTTGCCAATGAATACGGCACCGTATTTATTCCGTCTCACCTCGTAGAAGGACTAGTCTCGGCCTCCGAAATGACGGCTCTCCGCGACGAATTCGAACGGGTACTTTTGCAGCAAGGCAAATACCCATCGGGTGAGATTCATGGCGACTGGTCCGACAAAATCAAAGGGGAATTTAGAACCTGGGTTGGCAAATATCCTAAGAAGCTAGCCATAACCGATAAGGACCTGGAGGCTTATTTGGCCAAAGAAGGGCATTGA
- a CDS encoding RraA family protein produces the protein MKFRIAFLVSCITVFCTDHSLRGQTIPKDELVFLTSEWKGDRFPDGRPKISDDLVERAKHIGIDDAWTVLKNEGYTNQFEGNWKLIHDDVPVTGRAVTAMFMPSRPDVEKTIKERGISKQGRKGNTNTWPIEILTKGDVYVADAFGKIGGGTLMGATLGNAIFSKTGNGVVFNGAARDLQELQNIKGFNAFVRDFHPSFLEEMVLMGLNAPIRIGSVMVLPGDLVIAQREGVLFVPAHMAEQVVSTAEFVTRKDQFGFEMVKSGKYTTGQIDSQWTDEIKTNFLAWLGKHPELGSMTKPELDKVMSKRTW, from the coding sequence ATGAAATTCAGAATTGCGTTTTTAGTATCGTGTATTACCGTATTCTGTACGGATCACTCCTTACGGGGACAAACCATCCCGAAAGACGAACTGGTCTTTTTAACCTCCGAGTGGAAAGGCGATCGGTTTCCGGATGGGCGTCCGAAAATTTCGGACGATCTGGTCGAACGGGCTAAACACATTGGCATTGATGATGCCTGGACGGTCTTAAAAAATGAAGGCTATACCAACCAATTTGAAGGAAACTGGAAATTGATACACGACGACGTGCCGGTTACAGGCCGGGCCGTAACCGCTATGTTTATGCCCAGCCGACCAGATGTCGAGAAAACGATTAAGGAACGGGGTATTTCTAAACAAGGCCGCAAAGGCAACACCAACACCTGGCCCATCGAAATACTGACCAAGGGCGATGTCTATGTGGCCGATGCTTTCGGCAAAATTGGCGGGGGAACGCTTATGGGCGCTACTCTGGGCAATGCCATTTTCAGCAAAACCGGCAACGGAGTCGTTTTTAATGGGGCAGCCCGAGACTTGCAGGAACTTCAGAACATTAAGGGGTTCAATGCCTTTGTTCGTGATTTTCATCCGTCCTTTCTGGAAGAGATGGTTTTGATGGGTCTGAATGCGCCCATTCGCATAGGCAGCGTGATGGTGTTGCCCGGCGATCTGGTCATCGCTCAGCGGGAGGGGGTCCTGTTCGTACCTGCGCATATGGCCGAGCAGGTTGTCAGCACAGCCGAGTTTGTGACTCGGAAGGACCAGTTTGGCTTCGAAATGGTTAAATCGGGGAAGTACACCACCGGTCAAATCGACAGCCAATGGACCGATGAGATCAAAACGAATTTCCTTGCCTGGCTTGGTAAGCACCCTGAACTGGGCAGTATGACCAAACCGGAATTAGACAAAGTGATGAGCAAACGAACCTGGTAG
- a CDS encoding CsgE family curli-type amyloid fiber assembly protein → MKKLRALLIVMFGLLSVATWAQDPELEGKLEEEILTEAVVAEEGTETLLLDNTRSKIGRDFYEAFFRHYVELPKAVSPAALADTTLKISPKLELDINAFIVTIDELPAFGIGTSIISVSLNDQVVWQNYVQIRQEILEQYAFNAAEVVNQYVLNYQDVQRSLENEDQKGSGLF, encoded by the coding sequence ATGAAAAAGCTACGGGCGCTACTTATTGTCATGTTTGGGCTGCTGAGCGTTGCCACCTGGGCACAGGACCCGGAACTGGAAGGCAAACTCGAAGAGGAAATATTGACCGAAGCGGTTGTTGCGGAAGAAGGCACCGAGACGTTACTGCTGGATAATACGCGCTCAAAAATTGGGCGTGATTTTTACGAAGCCTTCTTTCGACACTACGTTGAGCTCCCCAAAGCCGTTTCGCCCGCTGCGCTGGCCGATACTACCCTTAAAATAAGCCCTAAACTCGAGCTTGACATCAACGCATTCATTGTTACTATCGATGAATTACCCGCGTTTGGCATCGGCACAAGCATCATTTCCGTATCGCTGAATGATCAGGTAGTGTGGCAGAATTATGTACAAATCCGACAGGAAATTCTTGAACAATATGCCTTCAATGCGGCCGAAGTGGTGAATCAGTATGTATTAAATTATCAGGATGTTCAGCGGTCTCTCGAAAATGAAGACCAAAAAGGCAGTGGTCTATTTTAA
- a CDS encoding curli production assembly/transport component CsgF, protein MKKTLLLFLLCFGVRAHSSAQAFVYHPNNPNFGGNTFNYSWMLSSAQAQDKTKDPTATTASRTTAGAPNSLNNFAQSLQNQLLNRITNSLVGNQFGEGTLKPGNYTFGDYQVQISNGTDGVVVRIVDGKGGETSITIPYF, encoded by the coding sequence ATGAAAAAAACGTTACTTCTCTTTCTTCTCTGCTTTGGTGTAAGAGCTCATTCGTCAGCTCAGGCGTTTGTGTATCACCCGAATAACCCAAATTTCGGGGGCAATACGTTCAATTACTCGTGGATGCTGAGCTCTGCTCAAGCGCAGGATAAAACCAAAGATCCAACGGCTACCACCGCGTCCCGAACCACAGCCGGTGCCCCAAATTCCCTCAATAACTTTGCCCAGAGCTTACAAAATCAGCTACTCAACCGAATTACCAATAGCTTGGTTGGTAATCAGTTTGGCGAAGGCACGTTAAAGCCCGGCAATTACACGTTCGGCGATTATCAGGTTCAGATTAGCAATGGGACCGATGGCGTTGTCGTCCGTATTGTGGATGGGAAAGGGGGCGAAACGTCCATTACCATCCCCTATTTTTAG
- a CDS encoding CsgG/HfaB family protein gives MNVRLVAAIRACILSSLVGSLAGCSAFFHQPTQARRARLGEETPTTVSLRELPLAKEKIVAAVYKFRDLTGQYKQTETGTGFSTAVTQGTTNILLKALEESGWFVAIERENVSNLLNERKIVRSSVAQFKEGENLPPLLFAGIILEGGVVSYDANIITGGGGVQYFGAGGSTQYRQDRVTVYLRAVSTKSGKILKTIYTSKTILSQTVNASLFRYVTFKRLLETETGLTTTEPGQLAVTEAIEKAVEGLIIEGVRDGLWVAADKSAGAMKKTLDAYEQEKTVMSETDVYGLRKEVAPPFLSLHTYAGVVRYYGDYARHTLKGSYGASLDFHITPAFGIQVNGATGVLASEGAFSRNISSLEGNLIFRTMPYERWTPLLFVGAGAVAQSGSTPFQFQGASYLQAQGGLGVQFSATKAIGFRSTISYNQPFTDALDGRVAGARNDYYLRGTLGLVIHIGRFSLPKSRPISSPQAAPQQNAVPPRVTPQK, from the coding sequence ATGAACGTACGTTTAGTTGCAGCCATCCGGGCCTGTATTCTGAGTAGTTTGGTTGGCAGTTTAGCCGGTTGCTCGGCTTTCTTCCACCAGCCTACACAGGCCCGGCGCGCCCGGCTGGGCGAAGAAACGCCCACCACGGTGTCGCTTCGTGAATTGCCCTTGGCTAAAGAAAAAATCGTGGCCGCTGTTTATAAATTCAGGGATCTGACGGGCCAGTATAAACAAACTGAAACGGGAACGGGCTTTTCAACAGCCGTTACGCAGGGAACTACGAACATCTTGCTTAAAGCGCTCGAAGAGAGTGGCTGGTTTGTGGCCATTGAGCGGGAGAACGTGAGCAATCTGCTCAACGAACGCAAGATCGTCCGTTCTAGTGTTGCGCAGTTTAAGGAAGGTGAAAACCTGCCTCCGCTCCTATTTGCCGGTATTATTCTGGAGGGTGGCGTTGTTTCGTACGACGCCAATATCATTACTGGTGGCGGGGGTGTGCAGTACTTTGGCGCTGGTGGTTCTACGCAATACCGCCAAGATCGCGTAACGGTTTACCTGCGGGCGGTCTCGACTAAATCCGGAAAAATTCTCAAAACAATTTACACATCCAAAACCATTTTGTCTCAGACCGTTAATGCCAGCCTGTTTCGCTACGTAACCTTTAAGCGGCTACTCGAAACAGAAACGGGTCTCACAACAACCGAGCCCGGTCAGCTGGCGGTGACCGAAGCCATCGAGAAAGCAGTCGAAGGGTTGATCATTGAAGGTGTTCGGGATGGCTTATGGGTGGCGGCTGATAAATCGGCCGGAGCGATGAAAAAAACGCTCGATGCCTATGAACAGGAGAAAACGGTTATGAGCGAGACGGACGTATATGGCCTCCGCAAAGAAGTGGCTCCGCCATTCCTTAGTCTTCATACCTATGCCGGAGTCGTTCGTTATTACGGCGATTATGCCCGGCATACGCTTAAGGGAAGCTATGGCGCATCGCTGGATTTTCACATCACGCCCGCTTTTGGTATTCAAGTAAATGGCGCTACAGGCGTATTGGCCAGCGAGGGTGCCTTTTCCCGAAATATTTCTTCGTTGGAGGGTAATCTAATTTTTCGGACAATGCCGTATGAACGCTGGACACCGTTGCTGTTTGTTGGGGCGGGGGCAGTAGCGCAAAGTGGGTCTACTCCCTTTCAGTTTCAGGGGGCCAGCTATTTGCAGGCGCAGGGAGGCTTAGGCGTGCAGTTCTCGGCCACTAAAGCCATTGGTTTCCGGTCGACTATATCCTACAACCAGCCCTTTACCGATGCGTTGGATGGGCGGGTTGCGGGGGCGCGCAATGACTATTACCTGCGCGGCACATTGGGGTTGGTTATTCACATTGGCCGGTTCTCGCTACCAAAGTCCCGGCCGATTTCTTCTCCGCAGGCAGCACCTCAACAAAATGCCGTCCCTCCCCGCGTGACGCCCCAAAAGTAA
- a CDS encoding carboxypeptidase regulatory-like domain-containing protein gives MKHLRYLLLLFSSLLVFWSCNEDTYVDPIQLSTVRGRVLYSVNQQPIRNATVTLSPTSRVVTTDSSGSFRFDSVLVGSYTIRAAKVNYGTESSTITVTADASPLVTILLTDDQTQNRPPTAPTLVSPNSSTVISSNMVTLKWTATDPNRDSLTYDVLLFKSGSATPTASYTGLTVDTLNLSNLLYNTTYLWQVIVKDGINTVNGSIWSFSTGPVPDYSFVFARRINGQYQLFTANATGPMAQLTRDGSNWRPIVSPNRQQIAYISNINTDLQLFVMNADGSNSRQVTTVPIAGLYQTDLSFCWSPDGTQLLYPNNDRLFAIRTDGTGLRVVAQAPSGRIFAGCDWTPQGNRMAARTTGTSVYDNEITTFLADGSGAKSVYVRKDSRVGNPVFSVDGRQLVFSADVSGFMNEQGRQLDARLYLLDLSTNGLTDLSVTPSSSSNTGQTNKPTGTNDIDPRFSPNGSQLLFTNVDNTGNGTRSVYTIELTGTAQPAQNRKLLFTSAEMPYWRQ, from the coding sequence ATGAAACATTTGCGTTACCTACTTCTTCTTTTTTCGAGCCTGCTGGTTTTCTGGAGTTGCAACGAAGACACCTATGTCGATCCCATTCAACTGTCCACTGTTCGGGGACGGGTTCTGTATAGTGTTAACCAACAACCCATTCGGAATGCGACGGTAACGTTATCGCCAACTAGCCGGGTCGTCACCACGGACTCGTCCGGCAGTTTTCGCTTCGATAGCGTGCTGGTGGGGAGTTATACGATCCGGGCAGCCAAGGTCAACTACGGCACCGAATCGTCGACCATTACCGTAACGGCCGATGCTTCGCCCCTGGTAACGATTCTGCTAACTGACGACCAAACTCAAAATCGCCCGCCAACCGCGCCAACGCTGGTTTCTCCGAACTCTTCCACGGTCATTTCCTCAAACATGGTTACGCTCAAATGGACCGCCACAGACCCAAATAGAGACAGTCTAACCTACGATGTGCTGCTGTTTAAGTCCGGGAGCGCCACCCCTACAGCTTCGTATACGGGCCTGACAGTCGATACGCTGAACCTGTCGAACCTGCTTTATAACACCACCTATTTATGGCAAGTGATTGTTAAAGATGGGATCAATACCGTAAATGGTTCAATCTGGTCGTTTAGCACGGGTCCGGTGCCCGATTACAGTTTCGTGTTTGCCCGCCGGATCAATGGGCAATACCAGCTATTCACCGCGAATGCAACGGGGCCTATGGCTCAGCTTACGCGTGATGGCAGCAACTGGCGACCTATCGTTAGCCCCAACCGGCAGCAGATTGCCTACATTTCCAACATCAATACTGACCTGCAATTGTTTGTTATGAACGCCGACGGCAGCAATAGCCGACAAGTGACGACCGTGCCAATTGCCGGATTGTATCAGACCGATTTATCCTTTTGCTGGTCGCCGGACGGTACACAGCTACTCTATCCAAACAACGACAGGCTCTTTGCCATACGAACCGACGGAACCGGCCTGAGGGTAGTGGCTCAGGCACCTTCCGGACGCATCTTTGCGGGTTGCGACTGGACTCCGCAGGGGAACCGAATGGCAGCCCGGACAACGGGGACCAGCGTGTACGACAATGAAATTACAACGTTCCTGGCCGATGGCTCTGGCGCAAAATCCGTTTATGTGCGGAAAGACAGCCGCGTCGGTAATCCAGTATTTTCGGTCGATGGCCGTCAATTGGTGTTCTCGGCTGATGTTAGTGGCTTTATGAACGAGCAAGGCCGCCAGTTGGACGCCCGGCTATACTTGCTCGACTTATCAACGAATGGATTGACGGATTTATCGGTTACGCCAAGCTCGTCGTCGAACACAGGGCAAACGAATAAGCCGACCGGCACAAATGACATAGACCCACGTTTTTCGCCCAATGGATCACAACTGCTGTTTACCAATGTCGACAATACAGGCAACGGCACACGGTCGGTATACACCATTGAGTTGACTGGAACAGCCCAGCCCGCCCAAAACCGCAAACTACTCTTTACCTCGGCCGAAATGCCCTACTGGCGCCAGTGA
- a CDS encoding glycerol-3-phosphate dehydrogenase/oxidase — translation MNRKKNWERLRQETFDICIIGAGASGAGAALDAALRGYRVALIDRGDFAGETSSRSTKLIHGGVRYLEQAIKKLDLAQLRQVRHGLAERRTVIRNAPHLAHPLAILTPVFSWFEGMYMTIGLSLYDFIAGHDAFPKGRWLNQVQALEKSPMLTRQMHSAVLYYDGQFNDARYALALAHSADEASAAVVNYAAVTGFGREKGQLKTAVVEDQLTGEIINVRATVFLNCTGPYADGIRLLANPDLEPRIRPSKGVHIVLPRETLQSDYAILIPKTADGRVVFAIPFGDKVFVGTTDNDYSDLAQEPVLEPDEVDYLLETVKPYLAKTPLGAEVQAGFGGIRPLIVSSRADTKTLLRDHEVEHDSESGLLSLLGGKWTTYRLMAQDAVDRAGELLKRTVPGRTETHYLIGGEAYRFEDWQVLQTQYGLPADVCQHLMQTYGNRAERVAQLTSKQSLLAEKLTDSQPFIKAEVVYQVREEMAVTLRDVLARRWRLELSNWQLTAQLTPQVARLMANELAWDDAYRIEQIQAYQNLLESFIRQAGLTANQSAVETS, via the coding sequence ATGAATCGGAAAAAAAACTGGGAGCGGCTGCGGCAGGAAACGTTTGATATTTGTATAATCGGGGCGGGCGCTAGTGGTGCTGGTGCTGCTTTGGACGCAGCCTTGCGCGGTTACCGCGTAGCGCTCATTGACCGGGGTGATTTCGCCGGAGAAACCTCCTCCCGTTCCACAAAGTTGATTCATGGCGGGGTCCGCTATCTGGAACAGGCCATTAAAAAGCTTGATCTGGCGCAACTACGGCAGGTGCGTCATGGGCTGGCCGAACGCCGAACCGTCATTCGAAATGCTCCTCATTTAGCCCACCCGCTGGCCATCTTAACACCCGTATTCAGTTGGTTTGAGGGTATGTATATGACCATTGGGCTGTCACTCTACGACTTCATTGCCGGTCATGATGCCTTCCCCAAAGGCCGCTGGCTTAATCAGGTACAGGCCTTGGAAAAAAGCCCGATGCTCACGCGCCAGATGCACAGTGCGGTACTCTATTACGATGGCCAGTTTAACGATGCGCGCTACGCGCTAGCCCTGGCCCATTCGGCCGACGAAGCGAGTGCTGCGGTTGTTAATTATGCCGCTGTTACTGGCTTTGGGCGGGAAAAAGGCCAGCTCAAAACGGCTGTTGTTGAGGATCAACTGACAGGAGAGATCATTAACGTTCGGGCAACCGTATTTTTGAATTGTACCGGTCCTTATGCCGACGGGATTCGACTGCTGGCTAACCCCGACCTCGAACCGCGCATTCGACCCAGCAAGGGCGTGCATATTGTACTGCCCCGCGAAACCCTGCAAAGTGATTATGCCATACTGATTCCGAAAACGGCAGACGGACGGGTCGTTTTTGCCATTCCATTTGGCGATAAAGTGTTTGTGGGAACAACTGACAACGATTATTCGGATTTAGCGCAGGAACCGGTGCTGGAGCCGGACGAGGTCGATTACCTACTCGAAACCGTAAAGCCTTATTTGGCAAAAACGCCACTTGGGGCGGAGGTACAGGCTGGTTTTGGGGGCATTCGGCCGCTGATCGTGAGTAGCCGTGCCGATACAAAAACACTGCTTCGCGACCATGAAGTTGAACATGACTCGGAGTCGGGTTTGCTGAGTTTGCTGGGTGGCAAGTGGACAACCTACCGGCTCATGGCCCAAGACGCGGTTGACCGGGCGGGTGAACTCCTGAAACGAACGGTTCCCGGCCGCACGGAAACGCACTACCTGATTGGGGGCGAAGCCTATCGCTTCGAAGATTGGCAGGTCCTGCAAACTCAGTATGGCTTACCCGCCGATGTGTGCCAGCACCTGATGCAAACGTATGGAAACCGGGCTGAACGCGTCGCTCAACTCACCAGCAAGCAATCCCTTCTGGCCGAAAAGCTAACCGATAGCCAGCCCTTTATTAAGGCCGAAGTAGTGTACCAGGTGCGCGAAGAAATGGCCGTTACCCTGCGTGATGTGTTGGCTCGTCGGTGGCGACTTGAACTCTCCAACTGGCAGCTAACCGCTCAGCTAACACCACAGGTAGCTCGTCTGATGGCCAATGAATTAGCCTGGGACGATGCTTACCGGATTGAGCAGATACAAGCGTATCAAAACTTATTGGAGTCGTTTATCAGGCAGGCCGGCCTAACGGCCAATCAGTCAGCAGTAGAAACCAGCTGA
- a CDS encoding outer membrane beta-barrel protein has product MKKLFITVLAAGMTTAAFCQKTFILSHQDKKGFFSVSAGASLPVGRYASCEPADGQACMAGQGFAFNVSTGYRVAGPIGLMIRGEQHRNTVNTSAMLSALYRNDSDVWTAKADNWSVLSVMAGPYISIPMGLFSIDGRLLAGRALAVLPNTAMAGNFGTTEMSVKTTGAQSTALSLGGGLTLRYRLGRSTALNLNADYSRADFTFNNLTSTATNGSIRSESLIYSSNRVVSVVSVSAGVTILFGNSFRPF; this is encoded by the coding sequence ATGAAAAAGCTCTTCATCACGGTGTTGGCCGCTGGTATGACCACCGCTGCTTTTTGTCAGAAGACGTTTATTTTATCGCATCAGGATAAAAAAGGATTTTTCTCCGTGTCGGCAGGAGCCAGTCTCCCCGTTGGACGGTATGCCAGTTGTGAACCCGCTGATGGACAGGCCTGTATGGCCGGCCAAGGGTTTGCCTTTAACGTATCAACCGGTTATCGGGTTGCTGGCCCCATTGGTCTTATGATTCGGGGAGAACAGCACAGAAATACAGTGAATACCAGCGCCATGCTCAGTGCGCTCTACCGCAACGACTCCGATGTCTGGACGGCTAAAGCCGATAACTGGTCTGTTCTCAGCGTGATGGCTGGCCCCTACATCTCTATTCCGATGGGTCTCTTTTCCATAGATGGACGCTTACTGGCTGGCCGGGCTTTGGCGGTGCTGCCCAATACGGCAATGGCTGGTAACTTCGGAACAACTGAAATGTCGGTGAAGACAACCGGTGCCCAGAGTACGGCGTTGTCGCTGGGGGGCGGCCTAACCCTGCGGTATCGCCTTGGCCGAAGCACAGCGCTTAATCTCAACGCCGACTACAGCCGTGCCGATTTTACCTTCAATAACCTGACGTCGACCGCTACGAACGGATCTATTCGTTCAGAAAGTTTGATTTATAGCAGCAATAGAGTCGTTAGCGTCGTTAGTGTATCGGCCGGTGTAACTATATTATTTGGTAACAGCTTCCGTCCCTTCTAG